The following coding sequences lie in one Trypanosoma brucei gambiense DAL972 chromosome 7, complete sequence genomic window:
- a CDS encoding T. brucei spp.-specific protein, with the protein MEGRRSVRCNYEKKEKEEEKVKNNEIGCLKFSHKVYKHMDINICKYLFTSIRMCVCTCLYILYKTTGKKVGVVPQIFLKWAIDTRMFVCLLMQTRNLFFFVYIHLKRVETAYVRWDMKGREEMPHIILDHSRWIYTLTYAYSHPLCGTHFTRSNFLTCTTKETMRCSCLPVFVVFFFRFSAAVV; encoded by the coding sequence atggagggaagaagaagcgtAAGGTGCAACtatgagaagaaagaaaaggaagaagaaaaagtgaaaaataacgAAATCGGCTGCTTGAAATTCAGTCACAAAGTGTATAAACATATGGATATAAACATATGTAAATATTTGTTTACATCGATacgcatgtgtgtttgtacatgtttatatattttatataaaACAACGGGTAAGAAGGTGGGAGTGGTACCGCAAATATTTTTGAAGTGGGCGATTGATACACgaatgtttgtgtgtttgctgATGCAGACACGAAATTTGTTCTTCTTCGTTTACATTCACTTGAAGCGTGTGGAAACAGCTTATGTGAGGTGGGATatgaaagggagagaagaaatgCCTCATATAATTTTGGACCACAGTCGCTGGATATATACACTCACATACGCGTATTCCCATCCTTTGTGTGGCACACACTTTACAAGGTCAAATTTTCTCACATGCACAACGAAAGAAACCATGAGGTGCAGTTGTTTgcctgtttttgttgtgttttttttccgtttttcgGCCGCGGTTGTATAA
- a CDS encoding methylthioadenosine phosphorylase, putative: MMYTSPHDAPVLIGVIGGSGTYNLNAMQNVKKYTIPTPYGMPSGSISVATVSGVLCAFIPRHGYSHEFTPDEVNYRANIYALKLLGVKYLIGVNAVGSLDAEYQPGDMVLVDQLIDRTTGRRTTFFGEGIVAHVDYAYPLSANFRKLAHDTLTKAMGKLTTAVSGGKPWKLHNGATLVTMSGPQFSTRAESLINKSLNGHLIGMTTSTESKLAREAEMAYLVVAAVTDMDAWSDAPHVDAESVRKVMAANVEKVQLIVVELIAAVSANQFDDPAHHCLEYAVPTKPEAITKEVRQRIAPLMAKYPIFAP; this comes from the coding sequence ATGATGTACACGAGTCCCCACGATGCCCCAGTGCTCATTGGTGTTATTGGAGGGTCAGGCACGTACAACCTCAACGCGATGCAAAATGTCAAGAAGTACACCATTCCTACACCGTACGGCATGCCAAGTGGAAGCATATCGGTCGCTACCGTCTCTGGTGTGCTGTGCGCCTTTATTCCTCGCCATGGCTACAGCCACGAATTCACGCCCGATGAAGTGAACTATCGAGCCAACATCTACGCCCTGAAGTTGTTGGGCGTAAAATACCTCATTGGCGTCAATGCAGTGGGGTCGTTGGATGCAGAGTACCAACCAGGCGATATGGTTCTTGTCGATCAGCTCATCGATCGCACCACTGGCCGAAGGACCACCTTCTTTGGCGAAGGCATCGTGGCCCACGTGGACTACGCCTATCCGCTTTCTGCCAACTTCCGGAAGCTTGCACATGATACGCTGACAAAGGCAATGGGGAAGTTAACCACAGCAGTGAGCGGTGGCAAGCCATGGAAACTACACAACGGCGCCACACTAGTCACGATGTCCGGCCCTCAGTTCAGTACACGCGCAGAATCACTCATCAACAAAAGTCTCAACGGTCACCTTATTGGAATGACCACCTCCACGGAGTCGAAACTGGCGAGGGAAGCAGAAATGGCGTACCTCGTCGTGGCCGCCGTAACGGATATGGATGCATGGAGCGACGCCCCGCACGTCGATGCAGAAAGCGTTCGCAAAGTCATGGCGGCGAATGTCGAAAAGGTTCAGCTGATCGTCGTGGAACTCATTGCGGCCGTGTCAGCCAACCAGTTTGATGACCCCGCACACCACTGCCTCGAATACGCAGTACCAACAAAACCAGAGGCCATTACAAAGGAAGTGCGCCAACGCATCGCGCCACTCATGGCAAAATATCCCATATTCGCTCcgtaa